One Serinus canaria isolate serCan28SL12 chromosome Z, serCan2020, whole genome shotgun sequence DNA window includes the following coding sequences:
- the TNFAIP8 gene encoding tumor necrosis factor alpha-induced protein 8 isoform X5 produces MVSKSIATTLIDDTSSDVLDELYRVTKEYTQNKKEAEKIIKNLIKIVLKLAILYRNNQFNQDEIALMEKFKKKVHQLAKTVVSFHQVDYTFDRNFLSKLLNECRELLHEIIQRHLTAKSHGRVNNVFDHFSDCEFLAALYNPFGPYKIHLQKLCDGVNKMLDEGNI; encoded by the coding sequence ATGGTGTCCAAATCAATAGCAACTACTTTGATCGATGATACAAGCAGTGATGTTTTAGATGAGCTTTACAGAGTAACAAAGGAatatacacaaaataaaaaagaagcagagaagatCATCAAAAACCTCATTAAAATAGTCCTCAAATTGGCAATTCTCTACAGGAACAACCAATTTAATCAGGATGAAATAGCGCTGATGGAGAAATTCAAGAAGAAGGTTCATCAGCTGGCTAAGACCGTGGTCAGTTTCCATCAGGTGGATTATACCTTTGACAGGAACTTTTTGTCCAAACTCTTGAATGAATGTAGAGAGCTGCTCCATGAAATCATTCAGCGTCACCTAACTGCGAAGTCACACGGACGCGTCAACAATGTGTTTGATCACTTCTCTGATTGTGAATTTTTGGCTGCCTTGTACAATCCCTTTGGACCTTATAAAATCCATTTGCAGAAACTTTGTGATGGGGTCAACAAAATGCTAGATGAGGGGAACATATAA
- the TNFAIP8 gene encoding tumor necrosis factor alpha-induced protein 8 isoform X2, which produces MSSEADEPKEVATDVFNSKSLAIQAQKKILGKMVSKSIATTLIDDTSSDVLDELYRVTKEYTQNKKEAEKIIKNLIKIVLKLAILYRNNQFNQDEIALMEKFKKKVHQLAKTVVSFHQVDYTFDRNFLSKLLNECRELLHEIIQRHLTAKSHGRVNNVFDHFSDCEFLAALYNPFGPYKIHLQKLCDGVNKMLDEGNI; this is translated from the coding sequence TGGCCACAGATGTCTTCAACTCCAAAAGTCTGGCCATTCAGGCCCAGAAGAAGATCCTTGGAAAAATGGTGTCCAAATCAATAGCAACTACTTTGATCGATGATACAAGCAGTGATGTTTTAGATGAGCTTTACAGAGTAACAAAGGAatatacacaaaataaaaaagaagcagagaagatCATCAAAAACCTCATTAAAATAGTCCTCAAATTGGCAATTCTCTACAGGAACAACCAATTTAATCAGGATGAAATAGCGCTGATGGAGAAATTCAAGAAGAAGGTTCATCAGCTGGCTAAGACCGTGGTCAGTTTCCATCAGGTGGATTATACCTTTGACAGGAACTTTTTGTCCAAACTCTTGAATGAATGTAGAGAGCTGCTCCATGAAATCATTCAGCGTCACCTAACTGCGAAGTCACACGGACGCGTCAACAATGTGTTTGATCACTTCTCTGATTGTGAATTTTTGGCTGCCTTGTACAATCCCTTTGGACCTTATAAAATCCATTTGCAGAAACTTTGTGATGGGGTCAACAAAATGCTAGATGAGGGGAACATATAA
- the TNFAIP8 gene encoding tumor necrosis factor alpha-induced protein 8 isoform X1, with amino-acid sequence MKRPKHWYPGISERLGSVATDVFNSKSLAIQAQKKILGKMVSKSIATTLIDDTSSDVLDELYRVTKEYTQNKKEAEKIIKNLIKIVLKLAILYRNNQFNQDEIALMEKFKKKVHQLAKTVVSFHQVDYTFDRNFLSKLLNECRELLHEIIQRHLTAKSHGRVNNVFDHFSDCEFLAALYNPFGPYKIHLQKLCDGVNKMLDEGNI; translated from the coding sequence TGGCCACAGATGTCTTCAACTCCAAAAGTCTGGCCATTCAGGCCCAGAAGAAGATCCTTGGAAAAATGGTGTCCAAATCAATAGCAACTACTTTGATCGATGATACAAGCAGTGATGTTTTAGATGAGCTTTACAGAGTAACAAAGGAatatacacaaaataaaaaagaagcagagaagatCATCAAAAACCTCATTAAAATAGTCCTCAAATTGGCAATTCTCTACAGGAACAACCAATTTAATCAGGATGAAATAGCGCTGATGGAGAAATTCAAGAAGAAGGTTCATCAGCTGGCTAAGACCGTGGTCAGTTTCCATCAGGTGGATTATACCTTTGACAGGAACTTTTTGTCCAAACTCTTGAATGAATGTAGAGAGCTGCTCCATGAAATCATTCAGCGTCACCTAACTGCGAAGTCACACGGACGCGTCAACAATGTGTTTGATCACTTCTCTGATTGTGAATTTTTGGCTGCCTTGTACAATCCCTTTGGACCTTATAAAATCCATTTGCAGAAACTTTGTGATGGGGTCAACAAAATGCTAGATGAGGGGAACATATAA
- the TNFAIP8 gene encoding tumor necrosis factor alpha-induced protein 8 isoform X3, with amino-acid sequence MLIMLVEPVATDVFNSKSLAIQAQKKILGKMVSKSIATTLIDDTSSDVLDELYRVTKEYTQNKKEAEKIIKNLIKIVLKLAILYRNNQFNQDEIALMEKFKKKVHQLAKTVVSFHQVDYTFDRNFLSKLLNECRELLHEIIQRHLTAKSHGRVNNVFDHFSDCEFLAALYNPFGPYKIHLQKLCDGVNKMLDEGNI; translated from the coding sequence TGGCCACAGATGTCTTCAACTCCAAAAGTCTGGCCATTCAGGCCCAGAAGAAGATCCTTGGAAAAATGGTGTCCAAATCAATAGCAACTACTTTGATCGATGATACAAGCAGTGATGTTTTAGATGAGCTTTACAGAGTAACAAAGGAatatacacaaaataaaaaagaagcagagaagatCATCAAAAACCTCATTAAAATAGTCCTCAAATTGGCAATTCTCTACAGGAACAACCAATTTAATCAGGATGAAATAGCGCTGATGGAGAAATTCAAGAAGAAGGTTCATCAGCTGGCTAAGACCGTGGTCAGTTTCCATCAGGTGGATTATACCTTTGACAGGAACTTTTTGTCCAAACTCTTGAATGAATGTAGAGAGCTGCTCCATGAAATCATTCAGCGTCACCTAACTGCGAAGTCACACGGACGCGTCAACAATGTGTTTGATCACTTCTCTGATTGTGAATTTTTGGCTGCCTTGTACAATCCCTTTGGACCTTATAAAATCCATTTGCAGAAACTTTGTGATGGGGTCAACAAAATGCTAGATGAGGGGAACATATAA
- the TNFAIP8 gene encoding tumor necrosis factor alpha-induced protein 8 isoform X4, translating to MATDVFNSKSLAIQAQKKILGKMVSKSIATTLIDDTSSDVLDELYRVTKEYTQNKKEAEKIIKNLIKIVLKLAILYRNNQFNQDEIALMEKFKKKVHQLAKTVVSFHQVDYTFDRNFLSKLLNECRELLHEIIQRHLTAKSHGRVNNVFDHFSDCEFLAALYNPFGPYKIHLQKLCDGVNKMLDEGNI from the coding sequence TGGCCACAGATGTCTTCAACTCCAAAAGTCTGGCCATTCAGGCCCAGAAGAAGATCCTTGGAAAAATGGTGTCCAAATCAATAGCAACTACTTTGATCGATGATACAAGCAGTGATGTTTTAGATGAGCTTTACAGAGTAACAAAGGAatatacacaaaataaaaaagaagcagagaagatCATCAAAAACCTCATTAAAATAGTCCTCAAATTGGCAATTCTCTACAGGAACAACCAATTTAATCAGGATGAAATAGCGCTGATGGAGAAATTCAAGAAGAAGGTTCATCAGCTGGCTAAGACCGTGGTCAGTTTCCATCAGGTGGATTATACCTTTGACAGGAACTTTTTGTCCAAACTCTTGAATGAATGTAGAGAGCTGCTCCATGAAATCATTCAGCGTCACCTAACTGCGAAGTCACACGGACGCGTCAACAATGTGTTTGATCACTTCTCTGATTGTGAATTTTTGGCTGCCTTGTACAATCCCTTTGGACCTTATAAAATCCATTTGCAGAAACTTTGTGATGGGGTCAACAAAATGCTAGATGAGGGGAACATATAA